From Daucus carota subsp. sativus chromosome 6, DH1 v3.0, whole genome shotgun sequence, the proteins below share one genomic window:
- the LOC108227975 gene encoding protein BPS1, chloroplastic-like produces the protein MVFLVHKLAFHHHHNHHPSEAFLVSLQAFRSEVSNSLAKLMLNSDHGPEFLSFKWLQECFEVLAVINRAFAKLVVEIDYPMTQWEVTSMEEYLGYSLTLLDSLNSISSALSQLSQARVLLSHALSVNENTLVEFRPLPKIIYKIFGNDLKVINVAGESKRKGVHGKELVLHEALLVLKNIGSWVCSVVASGLCSDAERYLKMKNTAEKYVLSPLIALDSIVNHKIVQNKEVVKEMKAVNDTVKGHVLANGKGADFCKELQGRLEAIEKAQTGIEGDVDLMFSYVLAVRKELINTLRQRKQ, from the coding sequence ATGGTATTCCTGGTTCACAAACTGGCCTTCCATCACCACCACAACCATCATCCATCCGAGGCTTTCTTGGTTTCCTTGCAAGCTTTTCGGTCAGAGGTATCGAATTCATTGGCAAAGCTCATGTTGAATTCAGACCATGGACCGGAATTCTTATCCTTCAAATGGCTCCAAGAATGTTTTGAGGTTTTAGCGGTTATTAACAGAGCTTTTGCAAAGTTGGTGGTTGAGATAGATTATCCCATGACTCAATGGGAGGTTACTAGCATGGAGGAGTATCTTGGTTACAGCTTGACCTTGTTGGATTCGTTAAATTCAATAAGCTCTGCTTTGTCACAACTAAGTCAAGCCCGTGTTTTGTTATCTCATGCTTTAAGCGTAAATGAGAATACTTTGGTTGAATTTAGGCCACTAcctaaaattatttacaaaatttttggTAATGATCTTAAAGTTATTAATGTGGCCGGGGAGAGCAAAAGAAAGGGTGTCCACGGAAAAGAGTTGGTTCTTCATGAAGCATTATTGGTTTTAAAGAATATCGGATCATGGGTATGCAGTGTAGTGGCATCAGGGTTATGCAGTGATGCTGAGCGATACTTGAAGATGAAAAATACAGCTGAAAAATACGTTTTATCTCCGCTAATTGCTCTTGACTCGATTGTTAACCATAAGATAGTCCAAAACAAAGAAGTTGTGAAGGAAATGAAAGCAGTCAATGATACAGTGAAAGGCCATGTTTTAGCTAATGGTAAAGGTGCTGACTTCTGCAAAGAACTGCAGGGAAGACTGGAGGCGATTGAGAAGGCGCAAACAGGGATTGAAGGCGATGTCGACTTAATGTTCTCATATGTGTTGGCAGTGAGGAAAGAATTGATTAATACCCTCAGGCAGCGAAAGCAATAG